Proteins co-encoded in one Bacillus paramycoides genomic window:
- the spoIVA gene encoding stage IV sporulation protein A — protein MEKVDIFKDIAERTGGDIYFGVVGAVRTGKSTFIKKFMELVVIPNIENESDRQRAQDELPQSAAGRTIMTTEPKFVPNQAVSIEVDEGLEVNIRLVDCVGYTVPGAKGYEDENGPRMINTPWYEEPIPFHEAAEIGTRKVIQEHSTIGVVITTDGTIGEIPRRDYIEAEERVVNELKEVGKPFIMIINTVQPYHPDTEQLRQSLSEEYDIPVIAMSVESLRETDVYNVLREALFEFPVLEVNVNLPSWVMVLNEGHWLRQSYQEAVQETVKDIKRLRDVDRVVWQFSQYEFIDRASLAGIDMGQGVAEIDLYAPDELYDQILKEVVGVEIRGKDHLLKLMLDLSHAKIEYDQVADALRMVKQTGYGVAAPALADMSLDEPEIIRHGSRFGVKLKAVAPSIHMIKVDVESTFEPIIGTEKQSEELVRYLMQDFEDDPLSIWNSDIFGRSLSSIVREGIQAKLSLMPENARYKLKETLERIINEGSGGLIAIIL, from the coding sequence TTGGAAAAGGTAGATATTTTTAAAGATATTGCGGAACGCACAGGCGGTGATATTTATTTTGGAGTTGTAGGAGCTGTTCGAACAGGGAAATCAACATTCATTAAAAAATTTATGGAACTTGTAGTTATCCCTAATATTGAGAATGAGTCTGACCGTCAAAGGGCGCAGGATGAACTGCCTCAAAGTGCTGCTGGCCGTACAATTATGACGACGGAACCGAAATTTGTTCCAAACCAAGCGGTTTCTATTGAAGTAGATGAAGGTCTTGAAGTGAATATTCGATTAGTAGATTGCGTCGGATATACGGTTCCAGGAGCAAAAGGCTATGAAGATGAGAATGGCCCACGCATGATTAATACTCCTTGGTATGAAGAGCCTATTCCATTCCATGAAGCTGCAGAAATTGGAACACGTAAAGTAATTCAAGAACATTCAACAATTGGTGTTGTAATTACAACAGATGGAACGATTGGTGAAATTCCAAGAAGAGATTATATAGAGGCAGAAGAACGCGTCGTAAATGAGCTAAAAGAAGTCGGAAAACCTTTCATTATGATCATTAACACTGTACAGCCGTATCATCCAGATACAGAGCAATTGCGCCAAAGCTTATCTGAAGAATATGATATCCCAGTCATTGCAATGAGTGTTGAAAGTTTAAGAGAAACAGATGTATACAATGTACTTCGAGAGGCGTTATTTGAGTTCCCTGTTTTAGAAGTGAATGTGAACCTTCCGAGCTGGGTAATGGTGCTAAATGAAGGACATTGGTTACGCCAAAGTTATCAAGAAGCCGTTCAAGAGACTGTGAAGGATATAAAACGTCTTCGTGATGTGGACCGTGTCGTTTGGCAGTTTAGCCAGTATGAATTTATTGATCGAGCGAGCCTAGCTGGTATTGATATGGGGCAAGGTGTAGCAGAGATTGATTTATATGCACCAGATGAATTATATGATCAAATTTTAAAAGAAGTTGTAGGGGTAGAAATCCGAGGGAAAGATCATTTATTAAAGCTTATGCTCGATTTATCTCATGCGAAAATAGAATACGATCAAGTGGCGGATGCCCTGCGTATGGTAAAGCAAACAGGATATGGTGTAGCGGCGCCTGCGTTAGCTGACATGAGCTTAGATGAGCCGGAAATTATTCGTCACGGTTCAAGGTTTGGTGTGAAATTAAAAGCTGTAGCTCCATCTATTCATATGATTAAAGTAGATGTGGAGTCTACGTTTGAGCCAATCATTGGTACTGAAAAGCAAAGTGAAGAATTAGTTCGTTATTTAATGCAAGATTTTGAAGATGATCCATTATCAATTTGGAATTCTGATATATTTGGACGTTCGCTAAGTTCTATTGTTCGAGAAGGTATTCAAGCGAAACTATCTTTAATGCCGGAAAATGCGAGATATAAATTAAAAGAAACGCTAGAAAGAATTATTAATGAAGGATCTGGCGGATTGATTGCGATTATATTATAA
- a CDS encoding HU family DNA-binding protein — MNKTDLINAVAEASSLSKKDATKAVDAVFDSILEALKQGDKVQLIGFGNFEVRERAARKGRNPQTGEEIEIAASKVPAFKPGKALKDAVK; from the coding sequence ATGAACAAGACAGATTTAATCAATGCTGTTGCAGAAGCAAGTTCCCTTTCTAAAAAGGACGCAACAAAAGCAGTAGACGCTGTTTTTGATTCTATCTTAGAAGCTTTAAAACAAGGTGATAAAGTACAACTGATCGGATTCGGTAACTTCGAAGTTCGTGAGCGTGCGGCTCGTAAAGGTCGTAACCCACAAACAGGTGAGGAGATTGAAATCGCTGCAAGTAAAGTACCTGCATTCAAACCTGGTAAAGCGTTAAAAGATGCGGTTAAATAA
- the folE gene encoding GTP cyclohydrolase I FolE: MAKVNLEQIEHAVRLILEAIGDDPNREGVLDTPKRVAKMYAEVFSGMHEDPKEHLHKVFGEDHEELVLVKDIPFYSMCEHHLVPFYGVAHVAYIPQGGKVTGLSKLARTVDTIARRPQLQERITSTVANSIMEVLEPHGVMVVVEAEHMCMTMRGVKKPGAKTVTTAVRGVLENDAAARSEILSFIKTK, from the coding sequence ATGGCAAAAGTTAATTTAGAACAAATTGAGCATGCAGTACGCCTTATTTTAGAGGCAATCGGGGATGACCCAAATCGTGAGGGAGTACTTGATACACCAAAGCGTGTTGCAAAAATGTACGCAGAAGTGTTCTCAGGTATGCACGAAGATCCGAAAGAACATTTGCATAAAGTGTTCGGAGAAGATCACGAGGAGCTTGTACTAGTAAAAGATATACCGTTTTATTCGATGTGTGAGCATCATTTAGTTCCATTCTATGGAGTTGCTCACGTTGCATATATTCCGCAAGGCGGAAAAGTTACAGGGTTAAGTAAATTAGCTCGTACTGTAGATACAATTGCACGTCGTCCACAACTACAAGAACGTATTACTTCAACAGTAGCGAACTCTATTATGGAAGTACTAGAGCCGCACGGTGTAATGGTAGTAGTAGAAGCTGAACATATGTGCATGACGATGCGCGGTGTGAAAAAGCCGGGTGCAAAAACAGTAACAACCGCAGTACGTGGTGTGCTAGAAAATGATGCTGCGGCACGTAGTGAAATTTTATCTTTTATTAAAACGAAGTAA
- a CDS encoding heptaprenyl diphosphate synthase component 1, protein MCDIYGGYAGIKEKLMEKLRHPYFINYIEEPYIDEEKIALLYGALKSAKLHIEQIEHYVVTIMLVQIALDTHERVSNKAGEEANESHKRRQLTVLAGDYYSGLYYYLLSMNRDIVLIRALAEGIKEINEHKIMLYQKAHKTMDDIMESVVMIDSALLQKTCDHFHLSHWKPFITYVLGKNRLQKECELYADKQHSPVFQAVQEILNDKADAETVMNGWMMELRKKENQFLENHTDISEINSVLRDKSKT, encoded by the coding sequence GTGTGTGACATCTACGGAGGGTATGCGGGTATAAAAGAGAAATTGATGGAGAAATTACGCCATCCTTATTTTATAAACTATATTGAAGAACCATATATTGATGAAGAGAAAATAGCATTGTTATATGGTGCTTTAAAAAGTGCAAAATTACATATAGAACAAATTGAGCATTATGTAGTAACGATTATGCTTGTTCAAATTGCGCTTGATACACATGAAAGAGTATCAAATAAGGCAGGGGAAGAAGCAAATGAATCGCATAAACGTCGCCAGCTAACAGTGCTTGCTGGTGATTACTATAGCGGGTTATATTATTACTTATTGTCTATGAATCGTGATATTGTTTTAATTCGTGCGCTTGCTGAAGGAATTAAAGAAATTAATGAACATAAAATAATGTTATATCAAAAAGCGCATAAAACGATGGATGACATAATGGAAAGTGTAGTAATGATTGATTCTGCACTCTTACAAAAAACATGTGATCATTTTCATTTATCGCATTGGAAGCCGTTTATAACGTATGTATTAGGAAAAAATCGTCTTCAAAAAGAATGTGAACTATACGCTGATAAACAACATTCACCTGTTTTTCAAGCTGTTCAAGAGATTTTGAACGATAAAGCAGACGCAGAAACAGTTATGAATGGATGGATGATGGAACTGAGGAAGAAAGAAAATCAATTTTTAGAAAATCACACAGATATAAGCGAAATAAACTCTGTGTTAAGAGATAAATCGAAGACATAA
- the menG gene encoding 2-heptaprenyl-1,4-naphthoquinone methyltransferase, translated as MQQSKEERVHDVFEKISDKYDVMNSVISFQRHKAWRKETMRIMDVKPGSKALDVCCGTADWTIALAGAVGEQGKVVGLDFSENMLSVGKQKVEALQLKQVELLHGNAMELPFEDNTFDYVTIGFGLRNVPDYMHVLKEMTRVIKPGGKVICLETSQPTMIGFRQGYILYFKYIMPLFGKLFAKSYKEYSWLQESASTFPGMKELANMFEKAGLERVQVKPFTFGVAAMHLGMKPESK; from the coding sequence ATGCAACAATCAAAAGAAGAAAGAGTACATGATGTATTTGAGAAAATCTCTGATAAATACGATGTAATGAATTCTGTAATTAGTTTTCAAAGACATAAAGCGTGGCGTAAAGAGACGATGCGCATTATGGATGTAAAACCAGGTAGTAAAGCGCTTGATGTATGCTGCGGGACAGCGGACTGGACAATCGCGCTAGCTGGAGCGGTAGGTGAACAGGGCAAGGTTGTTGGTTTAGACTTCAGTGAGAATATGTTATCTGTCGGTAAGCAAAAGGTAGAGGCGTTACAATTAAAACAAGTAGAACTTCTACACGGGAATGCAATGGAACTTCCGTTTGAAGATAATACATTTGATTATGTAACAATTGGATTTGGTTTACGTAACGTACCGGATTATATGCACGTATTAAAAGAAATGACGCGTGTAATAAAACCAGGTGGAAAAGTAATTTGTTTAGAAACATCTCAGCCAACAATGATTGGTTTTCGACAAGGGTATATTTTATACTTTAAATATATCATGCCGTTATTTGGAAAGTTATTTGCGAAAAGTTATAAAGAATATTCATGGCTACAAGAATCTGCTAGTACATTCCCTGGTATGAAAGAATTGGCTAATATGTTCGAAAAAGCTGGACTTGAACGTGTACAAGTGAAGCCGTTTACTTTTGGGGTAGCAGCGATGCATTTAGGTATGAAACCAGAATCAAAATAG
- the hepT gene encoding heptaprenyl diphosphate synthase component II, with the protein MKLQLMYSFLRSDINVIEKELKKTVASEQPLVEEAALQLIEAGGKRIRPVFVLLAGKFGNYKLDAIKHVAVALELIHMASLVHDDVIDAAFLRRGSATVNAKWGDRIAMYTGDYLFAKSLECITNIEIPEAHQALSHTILEVCKGEIEQIKDKYDYDQNLRTYLRRIKRKTALLIAASCQLGAIAAGANRDTVNRLFWYGYFVGMSYQIIDDILDFVSTEEKLGKPAGGDLLQGNITLPALYAMEDPVLCKKIKSVHENTTADEMKEIIEAVKNSAAIDKAFAFSERYLHKALEIIKPLPRGQAKYALQNVAKYIGKRKF; encoded by the coding sequence ATGAAGTTACAACTTATGTACTCTTTTTTACGATCGGATATTAATGTGATAGAAAAAGAATTAAAAAAGACAGTTGCTTCTGAACAGCCATTAGTAGAAGAGGCGGCATTACAACTTATTGAAGCTGGTGGGAAGCGAATTCGTCCTGTATTTGTGTTGCTTGCGGGTAAATTTGGAAATTATAAGTTAGACGCTATTAAGCATGTAGCTGTTGCGTTAGAACTTATTCATATGGCTTCTCTTGTTCACGATGATGTTATTGATGCTGCATTTTTACGGCGTGGTAGCGCAACTGTGAATGCAAAATGGGGAGATCGTATTGCAATGTATACAGGGGACTATCTATTCGCTAAGTCTCTTGAATGTATAACAAATATCGAAATTCCTGAGGCGCATCAGGCGCTATCGCATACCATTTTAGAAGTGTGTAAAGGTGAAATTGAACAAATTAAAGATAAGTATGACTATGACCAAAATTTAAGAACGTATTTAAGAAGAATAAAGCGAAAAACAGCATTATTAATTGCTGCGAGTTGCCAATTAGGAGCAATTGCTGCTGGCGCGAATCGTGATACGGTAAATCGTCTGTTTTGGTATGGATATTTCGTAGGGATGTCGTATCAAATTATTGATGATATTTTAGATTTCGTTTCCACAGAAGAGAAACTTGGGAAACCGGCTGGTGGAGATTTACTACAAGGAAATATTACGCTTCCTGCTCTATATGCTATGGAAGATCCGGTTCTTTGTAAGAAAATCAAATCTGTACATGAAAATACAACAGCGGATGAAATGAAAGAAATTATTGAGGCTGTAAAGAATAGTGCTGCTATTGATAAAGCATTTGCGTTTAGTGAACGTTATTTACATAAAGCATTAGAAATTATAAAACCACTCCCACGTGGACAAGCGAAGTATGCATTACAAAATGTAGCAAAGTATATTGGAAAACGAAAATTTTAG
- the ndk gene encoding nucleoside-diphosphate kinase: MEKTFLMVKPDGVQRAFIGEIVARFEKKGFQLVGAKLMQVTPEIAGQHYAEHTEKPFFGELVDFITSGPVFAMVWQGEGVVDTARNMMGKTRPHEAAPGTIRGDFGVTVAKNIIHGSDSLESAEREIAIFFKEEELVDYSKLMNEWIY, from the coding sequence ATGGAAAAAACATTTCTAATGGTTAAACCAGACGGTGTACAACGTGCCTTCATTGGGGAAATTGTAGCTCGTTTCGAGAAGAAGGGCTTTCAATTAGTTGGTGCAAAATTAATGCAAGTCACTCCGGAAATTGCTGGACAACACTATGCTGAGCACACAGAGAAACCTTTCTTTGGTGAATTAGTAGACTTTATTACATCTGGCCCTGTATTCGCAATGGTATGGCAAGGTGAAGGTGTAGTAGATACAGCTCGTAACATGATGGGTAAAACAAGACCACATGAAGCAGCTCCTGGAACAATTCGTGGAGATTTCGGTGTAACTGTTGCGAAAAACATTATCCATGGTTCTGATTCGTTAGAAAGTGCAGAGCGCGAGATTGCTATTTTCTTTAAAGAAGAAGAATTAGTTGACTACTCAAAATTAATGAATGAATGGATTTACTAA
- the aroC gene encoding chorismate synthase produces MRYITAGESHGPQLTTIIEGVPAGLPIVAADINEELARRQKGYGRGRRMQIETDQVQIVSGVRHGETLGSPIALVVENRDFAHWTKIMGAEPLTEQEEKEMKRKVTKPRPGHADLNGAIKYGHRDMRNVLERSSARETTVRVAAGAVAKKVLAELGITVAGHVIEIGGVQAKETTYRSIEELKSITEASPVRCLDEEAGNQMIKAIDDAKSNGDSIGGIVEVIVEGMPIGVGSYVHYDRKLDAKLAAAIMSINAFKGVEIGIGFEAAHRPGSEVHDEILWNEEHGYTRRTNNAGGLEGGMTTGMPIVVRGVMKPIPTLYKPLQSVDIDTKEPFTASIERSDSCAVPAASVVAEAVVAWELATALIEQFGLDRMDLIRENIEKHNEYARGF; encoded by the coding sequence ATGCGATATATTACAGCTGGTGAATCTCATGGTCCACAACTTACAACGATTATAGAAGGCGTACCTGCAGGACTACCAATAGTTGCGGCTGATATAAATGAAGAGTTAGCTAGAAGGCAAAAGGGATATGGGCGTGGTAGACGCATGCAAATTGAAACAGATCAAGTACAAATTGTAAGTGGTGTTAGACATGGAGAGACACTAGGTTCTCCAATTGCACTTGTTGTTGAAAACCGTGATTTTGCACATTGGACAAAAATTATGGGTGCAGAGCCATTAACAGAACAAGAAGAAAAAGAAATGAAAAGGAAAGTAACAAAACCAAGACCTGGACATGCTGATTTAAATGGTGCGATTAAATATGGTCATAGAGATATGAGAAATGTACTGGAACGTTCTTCGGCTCGCGAAACGACAGTGCGTGTTGCTGCTGGTGCGGTTGCTAAAAAAGTGTTAGCGGAACTTGGTATTACAGTAGCGGGCCATGTAATTGAAATTGGCGGTGTACAGGCTAAGGAGACTACGTATCGTTCAATTGAAGAATTAAAAAGCATTACAGAAGCATCACCCGTACGTTGTTTAGATGAAGAAGCTGGTAATCAAATGATAAAAGCAATTGATGATGCGAAATCTAATGGTGATTCAATCGGTGGCATCGTTGAAGTAATTGTGGAAGGAATGCCAATTGGAGTAGGCAGCTATGTGCATTATGATCGAAAACTAGATGCAAAATTAGCAGCCGCAATTATGAGCATTAATGCCTTCAAAGGTGTCGAGATTGGAATTGGTTTTGAAGCAGCGCATAGACCAGGAAGTGAAGTTCATGATGAAATTCTTTGGAATGAAGAGCATGGATATACACGAAGAACAAATAACGCAGGTGGTTTAGAAGGTGGAATGACGACTGGCATGCCAATTGTTGTGCGCGGTGTGATGAAACCGATACCTACACTATATAAACCTCTTCAAAGTGTTGATATTGATACGAAAGAGCCTTTTACAGCAAGCATTGAACGTTCAGATAGTTGTGCTGTTCCGGCTGCTAGTGTCGTTGCAGAAGCGGTTGTAGCTTGGGAATTAGCGACAGCTTTAATAGAACAATTCGGATTAGATCGTATGGACCTTATTCGTGAAAATATTGAGAAACATAATGAATATGCGAGGGGATTTTAA
- the aroB gene encoding 3-dehydroquinate synthase, whose product MGNIHIQTKSKEYDVHVGKESLSHLTTIVQNMQPSVSNIMIISDEAVASLHLQTVVDALQVEQKVFPFVVPSGEKEKSFENFYAAHTSALENKLDRNSLIIALGGGMIGDLAGFVAASFMRGIRFVQVPTTLLAHDSAVGGKVAINHPLGKNMIGAFHQPEAVVYHTPFLQSLPEKEWRSGYAEVIKHALIGDVKLYHWLKEEVQTLSDLRDEKLIHILTKAIPVKANIVSQDETEKGVRAHLNFGHTLGHALEKELGYGNITHGDGVAVGMLFALFLSEQVYKVELSYEEMKQWFLKYGYPKMPSDLNVERLVQLMKQDKKANAGAIHMVLMQEYGVVNVVSIPDETVHIALEAFQKDMV is encoded by the coding sequence ATGGGAAACATACATATTCAAACAAAATCAAAAGAATATGATGTACATGTAGGAAAAGAATCGTTGTCACATTTGACAACAATCGTTCAAAACATGCAGCCATCTGTATCAAACATCATGATCATTTCAGATGAAGCTGTTGCATCTTTGCATTTACAGACAGTTGTAGATGCATTGCAAGTAGAGCAAAAAGTATTTCCATTTGTCGTACCGAGTGGTGAAAAAGAGAAGTCTTTTGAAAATTTCTATGCGGCTCATACGTCAGCTCTTGAAAATAAATTAGATAGAAATTCTTTAATTATCGCACTTGGAGGCGGGATGATTGGAGATTTAGCTGGTTTTGTTGCTGCATCGTTTATGCGTGGAATTCGCTTTGTTCAAGTACCAACGACTTTATTAGCTCACGATAGCGCGGTAGGTGGGAAAGTAGCAATTAATCACCCATTAGGTAAAAATATGATAGGGGCATTCCATCAACCAGAAGCAGTTGTATATCATACGCCGTTTTTACAGTCTCTTCCTGAAAAAGAGTGGCGTTCAGGTTATGCAGAAGTGATAAAACATGCTCTTATTGGTGATGTAAAGCTGTATCATTGGCTAAAAGAAGAAGTGCAAACATTATCAGATCTTCGTGATGAGAAATTAATCCATATATTAACGAAGGCGATTCCTGTAAAGGCAAACATTGTATCGCAAGATGAAACAGAAAAAGGTGTACGTGCTCATTTGAACTTTGGACATACGTTAGGCCATGCTCTTGAAAAAGAACTAGGATATGGAAATATTACTCACGGTGACGGGGTAGCAGTTGGAATGTTATTTGCCTTGTTTTTAAGTGAGCAAGTATACAAAGTTGAACTTTCTTATGAAGAGATGAAGCAGTGGTTCTTAAAGTACGGATATCCAAAAATGCCAAGTGATTTGAATGTAGAGCGTCTCGTTCAATTGATGAAACAAGATAAGAAAGCGAATGCTGGAGCAATTCATATGGTGCTTATGCAGGAATATGGGGTAGTGAATGTCGTATCTATTCCAGATGAGACTGTTCATATTGCGTTAGAGGCATTTCAAAAGGATATGGTTTAA
- the hisC gene encoding histidinol-phosphate transaminase: MRVKEQLLTLRAYVPGKNIEEVKREYGLSKIVKLASNENPFGCSARVTEALTSLASQYALYPDGYAFELRTKVATHLGVKAEQLLFGSGLDEVIQMISRALLHEGTNVVMANPTFSQYHHHAVIEGAEVREVPLKDGIHDLDAMLQQVDDKTKIVWICNPNNPTGTYVEKQKLLSFLESVPKSALVIMDEAYYEYAGAEDYPQTLPLLEKYENLMVLRTFSKAYGLAAFRIGYAVGNEQLIGQLEVARLPFNTSTVAQSVALAALEDQAFLQECVKKNEEGLNQYYAFCKEYNVFYYPSQTNFIFLKLGIPGNEAFERLMKKGYIVRSGAAFGIHDGIRITVGLKEENDEIIELLKELVNEQVKKEETYS; this comes from the coding sequence ATGAGAGTGAAAGAGCAATTGTTAACTTTGAGAGCATATGTACCTGGGAAAAATATTGAGGAAGTAAAAAGGGAATATGGGTTATCAAAAATTGTGAAATTAGCATCGAACGAAAACCCATTCGGTTGCTCAGCGCGTGTAACAGAAGCATTAACTTCTTTAGCGAGTCAATACGCTCTTTATCCAGATGGGTATGCTTTTGAACTTCGAACAAAAGTAGCAACACATTTAGGTGTTAAAGCGGAACAACTTTTATTTGGTAGTGGATTAGATGAAGTCATTCAAATGATTAGCCGTGCATTACTACACGAAGGAACAAATGTTGTAATGGCGAATCCAACATTCTCGCAATACCATCACCATGCTGTTATTGAAGGAGCAGAAGTTCGTGAAGTACCACTTAAAGATGGTATTCACGATTTAGATGCGATGTTACAGCAAGTAGATGATAAAACGAAAATCGTATGGATTTGTAACCCAAATAATCCAACAGGTACATATGTAGAGAAACAAAAATTACTTTCATTTTTAGAATCAGTTCCTAAGTCAGCACTCGTTATTATGGACGAAGCATATTATGAATATGCGGGGGCAGAAGACTATCCGCAAACATTACCACTTCTTGAAAAGTATGAAAATCTTATGGTGTTACGCACGTTTTCAAAAGCATATGGTTTAGCCGCTTTCCGTATTGGGTATGCGGTTGGTAATGAGCAGTTAATTGGGCAACTAGAAGTAGCAAGGTTACCATTTAATACATCGACTGTAGCGCAGTCTGTAGCACTCGCTGCGTTAGAAGATCAAGCATTTTTACAAGAATGTGTGAAAAAGAATGAAGAAGGATTAAATCAATATTACGCGTTTTGTAAGGAATATAACGTATTCTATTACCCATCTCAAACAAATTTCATTTTCTTAAAGCTTGGTATTCCTGGTAATGAGGCTTTCGAACGATTAATGAAGAAAGGCTATATTGTTCGTTCTGGTGCTGCATTTGGTATACATGATGGCATTCGTATTACTGTCGGTTTGAAAGAAGAAAATGATGAAATTATAGAACTATTGAAAGAGCTTGTAAACGAGCAAGTAAAGAAAGAAGAAACATACTCTTAA
- a CDS encoding tetratricopeptide repeat protein, with amino-acid sequence MQKFEQAVSYIENGEAEKGLQLLKEQLKIANDEEKYDIARYYHTLGFTDEALSITEDLRLLYPEESEFTVFLAELYIDLDKEDEAIEVLHDIPENDDLYVQSLLLVADLFQMQGFDDVAEQKLLKAKEMMPDEPVITFGLAELYSSKGEEQKAIAHYESLLAEHKVMGGVVIALRLGETLSAIGNWEEAISYYEAGLEEQKDIHSLFGYAFTLYQGEEYQRAIGAWQELKELDPEYASLYMYLAKSYEKEGMLQESYETLHEGIKVDELSVPFYVELANIAAKLGKIAEAEEVLQKALELDPGHLGATLKYAYILKEQEKYEELIAVVERAIDSGEPDTQLLWDLAFAKKQLEMYSDALKHYESAYTSFKNHPDFLEEYGYFLLEEGMRKEAKEVFTQLIQLDPTQIHIEELLYNLEDFS; translated from the coding sequence ATGCAAAAGTTTGAACAAGCTGTTTCATATATTGAAAATGGTGAAGCGGAAAAAGGATTACAACTATTAAAAGAACAATTAAAAATTGCGAATGATGAAGAGAAGTATGATATCGCTCGCTATTATCATACACTTGGATTTACGGATGAAGCGTTATCTATTACAGAAGACTTGCGTTTATTGTATCCGGAAGAAAGTGAATTCACTGTGTTTTTAGCAGAATTATATATTGATCTAGACAAAGAAGATGAAGCGATTGAAGTACTTCATGATATTCCGGAAAATGATGATTTATATGTTCAATCGTTATTACTTGTTGCGGATTTATTCCAAATGCAAGGTTTCGATGATGTAGCAGAACAAAAACTATTAAAGGCGAAAGAAATGATGCCTGACGAGCCCGTTATTACGTTTGGATTAGCAGAATTATATAGTAGTAAAGGGGAAGAACAAAAGGCAATCGCTCATTATGAGTCGCTATTAGCAGAACATAAAGTAATGGGTGGTGTTGTCATTGCACTTCGCCTTGGAGAAACGTTAAGTGCGATTGGAAATTGGGAAGAAGCGATTTCTTATTATGAAGCAGGTTTAGAGGAACAAAAAGATATTCACTCATTATTTGGATATGCCTTTACGTTATACCAAGGTGAAGAATATCAACGAGCAATTGGTGCTTGGCAAGAGCTAAAAGAATTAGATCCTGAGTATGCATCGCTTTACATGTATTTAGCGAAAAGCTATGAAAAAGAAGGAATGCTTCAAGAAAGCTATGAAACACTTCATGAAGGAATTAAAGTAGATGAGCTTTCTGTACCATTTTATGTAGAATTAGCAAACATTGCGGCGAAATTAGGAAAAATAGCGGAAGCAGAGGAAGTACTTCAAAAAGCGCTTGAGTTAGATCCAGGACATTTAGGTGCAACATTAAAATATGCGTACATCTTAAAGGAACAAGAAAAGTATGAAGAGCTAATTGCTGTTGTAGAGCGTGCAATTGATAGCGGAGAACCAGATACACAACTACTTTGGGATCTTGCATTTGCAAAAAAACAATTAGAAATGTATTCGGATGCATTAAAGCACTATGAAAGTGCATATACTTCTTTTAAGAATCATCCAGACTTCTTGGAAGAGTACGGTTATTTCTTATTGGAAGAAGGTATGCGAAAAGAGGCGAAAGAAGTATTTACTCAGTTAATACAACTAGACCCGACACAAATTCATATTGAAGAATTGTTATATAATTTAGAGGATTTTTCATAA
- a CDS encoding ReoY family proteolytic degradation factor — protein MNTPVSVNEKKDFVKWFLNNYQLKQRECVWILNYLMSHDQLMHKVHFVEHAKYCPRGLVMSANCVKDTPFHFFKQNVMTTDAEKSFHDIRLNRDEDIYIQLNFKSSFQNANYVAVLEENPYLPKHIEVNEKDRLLAERFLEESVFSFRRERLLKQIDEALDKQDKEAFHKLTAELKML, from the coding sequence ATGAATACCCCTGTTTCTGTAAACGAGAAGAAGGATTTTGTAAAATGGTTTTTGAATAATTACCAACTGAAACAGCGTGAATGTGTATGGATTTTGAATTATTTAATGAGTCACGACCAATTGATGCATAAAGTCCACTTCGTAGAGCATGCAAAATATTGTCCGCGTGGCTTAGTGATGTCCGCGAATTGTGTAAAAGATACACCGTTTCACTTTTTTAAACAAAATGTTATGACAACAGATGCTGAAAAATCGTTTCATGATATTCGTTTAAATCGAGATGAGGATATTTATATTCAACTCAATTTTAAATCATCGTTTCAAAATGCCAACTATGTGGCTGTATTAGAAGAAAACCCGTATTTACCAAAGCATATTGAAGTAAATGAAAAAGATCGTTTACTTGCAGAAAGATTTTTAGAAGAAAGTGTATTTTCTTTTAGAAGAGAACGTCTTTTGAAGCAAATTGATGAAGCGCTGGATAAGCAAGATAAGGAAGCGTTTCATAAGTTAACAGCGGAGTTAAAGATGTTATAG